A DNA window from Mycobacterium sp. IDR2000157661 contains the following coding sequences:
- a CDS encoding M13 family metallopeptidase, translating to MTVEAIRSGIDLTHVDAEARPQDDLFGHVNGGWLRDYEMPGDRATDGAFRSLYDRAEEQVRDLIAEAAASGAAGYSPDTDLQRIGDLYASFMDEQTVAERGTAPLLEELAAIDAAETPQALAVVLGDLQRTGVGGATGVYVDTDSKDSTRYLLHFTQSGLGLPDESYYRDEQHAEILAAYPKHIAAMFGLVFGSSQDEHDGTAARILALETKLAAAHWDVVKRRDADLSYNLRTFADLSTEAPGFDWSGWLTALGAPVFGDQRHPAEVVVRQPDYLTAFAGTWSGEDFEDWKCWLRWRLIHARAFLLTDDLIAEDFSFYGRRLSGTEQIRDRWKRAVSVVESLLGDAVGKLYVERHFPPHAKERMDELVANIREAYRVSINSLDWMTPATREKALVKLDKFTPKIGYPAKWRDYSALVIERDDLYGNFRRGYGFEYAREMAKLGGPVDRDEWFMTPQTVNAYYNPGMNEIVFPAAILQPPFFDAEADDAANYGGIGAVIGHEIGHGFDDQGAKYDGDGNLVDWWTDEDRTEFGARTKKLIEQYDAYVPRALSNGHHVNGAFTVGENIGDLGGLSIALLAYRLSLQGKDAPVIDGLTGEQRVFFGWAQVWRTKSRDAEAIRRLATDPHSPPEFRCNGVIRNMDAFYEAFDVSVNDALYLEPQRRVRIWN from the coding sequence GTGACCGTTGAAGCCATTCGATCCGGTATTGACCTGACCCACGTCGACGCCGAAGCCCGCCCGCAGGACGACCTGTTCGGCCACGTCAACGGCGGCTGGCTGCGCGACTACGAGATGCCCGGCGACCGTGCTACCGACGGAGCCTTCCGGTCGCTCTACGACCGCGCCGAGGAGCAGGTCCGCGATCTCATCGCCGAAGCGGCGGCCTCGGGGGCCGCTGGGTATTCGCCAGACACCGACTTGCAGCGCATCGGCGATCTCTATGCCAGCTTCATGGACGAGCAGACCGTCGCCGAGCGCGGGACGGCGCCGTTGCTCGAGGAACTGGCCGCCATCGACGCCGCCGAGACGCCCCAGGCGCTGGCTGTGGTGCTCGGCGACCTGCAGCGCACCGGCGTCGGCGGCGCCACCGGCGTCTACGTCGACACCGACTCCAAGGACTCGACGCGCTACCTGCTGCACTTCACCCAGTCGGGCCTTGGCCTGCCGGACGAGTCGTACTACCGCGATGAGCAGCACGCCGAGATCCTGGCCGCCTACCCGAAGCACATCGCGGCGATGTTCGGCCTCGTCTTCGGCTCGTCGCAGGACGAGCACGACGGGACGGCCGCTCGCATCCTCGCACTGGAGACGAAACTGGCCGCCGCGCACTGGGACGTCGTCAAACGCCGCGACGCCGACCTCTCCTACAACCTGCGCACCTTCGCCGACCTCTCCACCGAGGCACCCGGCTTCGATTGGTCGGGCTGGCTGACCGCGCTCGGCGCCCCTGTCTTCGGCGACCAGAGGCATCCTGCCGAAGTCGTTGTGCGGCAACCCGACTACCTCACCGCTTTCGCCGGGACGTGGTCCGGTGAGGATTTCGAGGACTGGAAGTGCTGGCTTCGCTGGCGGCTGATCCATGCGCGGGCGTTCCTGCTGACCGACGACCTGATCGCCGAGGACTTCTCGTTCTACGGCCGCAGGCTATCGGGAACCGAGCAGATCCGGGACCGCTGGAAGCGCGCGGTGTCGGTGGTGGAAAGCCTGCTGGGCGACGCCGTCGGCAAGCTCTACGTCGAGCGCCACTTCCCACCGCACGCCAAGGAGCGGATGGATGAACTGGTGGCCAACATTCGCGAGGCCTACCGCGTCAGCATCAACTCGCTGGACTGGATGACGCCGGCGACTCGGGAGAAGGCACTCGTCAAGCTCGACAAGTTCACCCCGAAGATCGGTTATCCCGCCAAGTGGCGCGACTATTCGGCGCTGGTCATCGAGCGCGACGACCTCTACGGCAACTTCCGGCGCGGTTACGGATTCGAGTACGCCCGCGAGATGGCCAAGCTCGGCGGGCCGGTGGACCGCGACGAGTGGTTCATGACGCCGCAGACCGTCAACGCCTACTACAACCCTGGTATGAACGAGATCGTCTTCCCCGCGGCGATTCTCCAGCCGCCGTTCTTCGACGCCGAGGCCGACGACGCCGCCAACTACGGCGGAATCGGAGCGGTGATCGGCCACGAGATCGGCCACGGGTTCGACGACCAGGGCGCCAAGTACGACGGTGACGGCAACCTCGTCGACTGGTGGACCGACGAGGACCGCACCGAGTTCGGCGCCCGCACCAAGAAGCTGATCGAGCAGTACGACGCCTACGTGCCCCGCGCGCTGAGTAACGGGCACCACGTCAACGGGGCGTTCACCGTCGGGGAGAACATCGGCGATCTGGGTGGACTGTCGATCGCTCTGCTGGCTTACCGGTTGTCGCTGCAGGGCAAGGACGCTCCGGTGATCGACGGACTGACCGGCGAGCAGCGCGTCTTCTTCGGCTGGGCACAGGTGTGGCGGACCAAGTCCCGGGACGCGGAGGCGATCCGGCGGCTGGCGACCGATCCGCACTCACCGCCGGAGTTCCGGTGCAACGGCGTCATCCGCAACATGGACGCGTTCTACGAGGCGTTCGACGTCAGCGTGAACGACGCGCTCTACCTGGAACCGCAGCGGCGGGTCCGCATCTGGAACTAG
- a CDS encoding zinc-dependent alcohol dehydrogenase yields the protein MRAITWQGRRKVSVDTVPDPAIKEPNDAIIRVTSTNICGSDLHLYEVLGAFMNPGDILGHEAMGIVEEVGREVGDLKVGDRVVIPFNISCGHCFMCGQGLQSQCETTQNRDQGTGASLFGYSKLYGEVAGGQAEYLRIPQAQYTHIKVPEDGPDERYVYLSDVLPTAWQAVEYAEVPDGGTLVVLGLGPIGSMACRIASHRKGCRVIGVDLVDERLSRARAFCDELIDLRTDDADEIVKSHTQGRGADSVIDAVGMEAHGSPIAETMQTAAGFLPSPVGRVVMKNAGVDRLAALNSAISLVRRGGTISLSGVYGGAADPINMMTLFDKQIQLRMGQANVKRWVSDIMPLLTAEDPLGVEQFATHRLPLDDAPDAYETFQKKEDGMVKVVLKP from the coding sequence ATGCGAGCAATCACGTGGCAGGGCCGCCGGAAAGTCTCCGTCGACACTGTGCCCGATCCCGCCATCAAAGAGCCCAACGACGCCATCATCCGCGTCACCAGCACCAACATCTGCGGGTCTGATCTGCACCTGTACGAGGTCCTCGGCGCGTTCATGAACCCGGGCGACATCCTCGGGCACGAAGCGATGGGCATCGTCGAGGAGGTCGGCCGGGAGGTCGGCGACCTCAAGGTGGGCGATCGGGTGGTCATCCCGTTCAACATCTCCTGCGGCCACTGCTTCATGTGCGGTCAGGGGTTGCAGAGCCAATGCGAGACGACCCAGAACCGCGACCAGGGCACCGGCGCATCCCTGTTCGGCTACTCCAAGCTGTACGGCGAGGTCGCCGGAGGCCAGGCCGAGTACCTCCGCATCCCGCAGGCGCAGTACACCCACATCAAGGTGCCCGAGGACGGTCCCGACGAACGCTACGTCTACCTGTCCGATGTATTGCCCACCGCGTGGCAGGCCGTCGAGTACGCCGAGGTGCCCGACGGCGGCACGCTGGTGGTGCTCGGCCTGGGGCCGATCGGATCGATGGCATGCCGCATCGCCTCGCACCGCAAAGGTTGCCGAGTCATCGGTGTGGATCTTGTCGATGAACGGCTGTCGCGGGCCCGCGCCTTCTGTGACGAACTGATCGACCTGCGCACCGACGACGCCGACGAGATCGTCAAGAGCCACACCCAGGGCCGCGGTGCGGACTCCGTCATCGACGCCGTCGGCATGGAAGCCCACGGCTCCCCCATCGCCGAGACGATGCAGACCGCCGCCGGATTCCTGCCCTCACCCGTGGGCCGCGTGGTCATGAAGAACGCCGGCGTGGATCGTCTCGCCGCGCTGAACTCCGCCATCTCGCTCGTACGCCGCGGCGGCACCATCTCGTTGTCCGGCGTCTACGGCGGCGCCGCCGATCCGATCAACATGATGACGTTGTTCGACAAACAGATCCAGCTCCGCATGGGGCAGGCCAACGTCAAGCGGTGGGTGTCCGACATCATGCCTTTGCTGACCGCGGAGGATCCGCTCGGCGTCGAGCAGTTCGCCACCCATCGACTGCCGCTCGACGATGCGCCCGATGCGTACGAGACCTTCCAGAAGAAGGAAGACGGCATGGTCAAGGTCGTCCTCAAGCCCTGA
- a CDS encoding HNH endonuclease signature motif containing protein produces the protein MSSTAASDTSDAASVLPKERLAVLFEEVAQLCGQRNAIDGRLVQIVAEIDRDGLWGMTGVRSLAGLVAWKTGCTEANAKTMAAIAARCEEFPRCTQALAEGRLSLDQVGVIAQKAGAGSDAHYVELAGVATVSQLRKAISLEPRPEPEPAPRRGPERSISKTSDAHGACYRIRLSHPDAATFDAALQSHHEALIGEWKRDHNDDEHSAGEHGAGEQCEGGGQVLPFPTVGDGFMRLVEAGWDAEAARRPHSAHTTVIVHLDVDKRAAALHLGPLLTDAERRYLTCDATYQTWFDKDGQTLGCGRTTRQISRRLRRALEFRHRTCAVPGCGATRGLHAHHIIHWEDGGATELDNLVLVCPYHHRMHHRGLITIVGPAPAITVFDDDGEPLHPGSLARPPTQPPPDVPPCPGPLGERAQWWWYDPYQPQPPPSTDN, from the coding sequence ATGTCCTCGACCGCCGCCTCCGATACTTCCGATGCTGCTTCGGTGTTGCCGAAGGAGCGGTTGGCGGTGTTGTTCGAGGAGGTGGCGCAGTTGTGTGGGCAGCGCAACGCCATCGATGGGCGCCTGGTGCAGATCGTGGCCGAGATCGACCGCGACGGGTTGTGGGGTATGACCGGGGTGCGCTCGCTGGCGGGGTTGGTGGCCTGGAAGACCGGCTGCACCGAGGCCAACGCCAAAACCATGGCCGCGATCGCGGCCCGCTGTGAGGAGTTCCCCCGCTGCACCCAAGCCCTTGCCGAGGGCCGGTTGTCACTGGATCAGGTCGGGGTCATCGCCCAGAAAGCCGGTGCGGGTTCGGATGCCCACTACGTCGAGTTGGCCGGTGTGGCCACGGTCAGCCAGCTGCGCAAAGCGATCAGTTTGGAACCGCGCCCCGAGCCTGAACCCGCACCGCGGCGCGGACCTGAGCGTTCGATCAGCAAGACCTCCGATGCCCACGGGGCGTGTTATCGGATCCGGTTGTCGCACCCGGATGCGGCCACGTTCGACGCCGCCCTGCAGTCCCACCACGAGGCGCTCATCGGTGAGTGGAAACGCGACCACAACGACGATGAGCACAGTGCTGGCGAGCACGGTGCTGGCGAGCAGTGCGAGGGCGGCGGTCAGGTGCTGCCGTTTCCCACCGTCGGGGACGGGTTCATGCGGCTGGTGGAGGCCGGCTGGGACGCCGAAGCCGCCCGGCGCCCCCACAGCGCGCACACCACGGTGATCGTGCATCTCGATGTCGACAAACGCGCCGCGGCGCTGCACCTGGGTCCGCTGCTCACCGACGCCGAACGCCGATACCTGACCTGTGATGCCACCTACCAAACCTGGTTCGACAAAGACGGGCAGACCCTGGGCTGTGGGCGCACCACCCGTCAGATCAGCCGCCGGCTGCGCCGCGCGCTGGAGTTCCGCCATCGCACCTGCGCGGTGCCCGGCTGCGGGGCCACCCGCGGACTGCACGCCCACCACATCATCCATTGGGAAGACGGCGGAGCAACCGAACTCGACAACCTGGTGCTGGTCTGTCCCTACCACCACCGCATGCACCACCGCGGCCTGATCACCATCGTCGGACCCGCACCAGCGATCACCGTGTTCGACGACGACGGCGAGCCCCTGCACCCCGGATCCCTGGCACGCCCACCCACACAACCCCCACCCGACGTGCCCCCATGCCCCGGACCCCTGGGCGAACGCGCCCAATGGTGGTGGTACGACCCCTACCAACCCCAACCACCACCATCGACCGACAACTAG
- a CDS encoding SRPBCC family protein, with product MSAGMLSFGFRRGMPTVELRADVDPAAVWGVLVDLDAWPQWGPTVQGAELSERGPLRVGSHGKVMTLLGVSLPFTITELEVGRCWAWEVVGIGATRHEVWPEDGGSRIIFGVPWWATAYLPVCAIALPRIAAIAAERQSR from the coding sequence ATGAGTGCAGGGATGTTGAGCTTCGGTTTCCGGCGTGGCATGCCCACCGTCGAACTGCGCGCCGACGTCGACCCGGCCGCGGTGTGGGGCGTGCTGGTCGACCTCGACGCCTGGCCCCAGTGGGGCCCCACGGTGCAGGGCGCCGAACTGTCCGAGCGTGGACCCCTGCGGGTCGGCTCACACGGGAAAGTCATGACGCTGCTTGGTGTCTCGCTGCCGTTCACCATCACTGAGCTGGAGGTCGGCCGCTGCTGGGCCTGGGAGGTCGTCGGCATCGGCGCCACCCGTCACGAGGTGTGGCCCGAAGACGGCGGAAGCCGCATCATCTTCGGCGTGCCGTGGTGGGCGACCGCCTACCTGCCGGTCTGCGCGATCGCCCTGCCTCGGATAGCCGCCATCGCCGCCGAACGGCAGAGCCGCTAA
- a CDS encoding DUF305 domain-containing protein → MISLSARLIAILAALTAVVFLSSCSSSETTSDAHSGHQSDEPVIGGEPAGFNADDVAFATNMIPHHKQAVELSAMVPDRSTDPQVRAMAEQISSAQEPEIRTMQAFLVQWNENPHDSSGHEGHGMTMQGMVDQATMTRLESLKGEEFDRLWLESMISHHRGAVEMARAELANGDNVDAKRLAQSIIDTQEAEIAQMRQMLEGGGA, encoded by the coding sequence ATGATCTCTCTGTCCGCCCGCTTGATCGCGATCCTGGCCGCCCTCACCGCGGTCGTGTTCCTCAGTTCGTGCAGCAGTTCGGAAACCACGTCCGACGCGCACTCCGGTCACCAGTCGGACGAGCCCGTCATCGGCGGGGAGCCCGCGGGGTTCAACGCCGACGACGTGGCGTTCGCGACCAACATGATTCCCCACCACAAGCAGGCCGTGGAGCTGTCGGCGATGGTCCCGGACCGCTCGACCGACCCGCAGGTCAGGGCGATGGCTGAGCAGATCTCCAGCGCCCAGGAACCCGAAATCCGCACCATGCAGGCGTTCCTGGTGCAGTGGAACGAGAACCCGCACGACAGCAGCGGACACGAGGGCCACGGCATGACGATGCAGGGCATGGTCGACCAGGCGACGATGACCAGGCTCGAGTCGCTCAAGGGCGAGGAGTTCGACAGGCTCTGGCTGGAGTCGATGATCAGCCACCACCGGGGGGCTGTCGAGATGGCCCGCGCCGAACTCGCGAACGGCGACAACGTGGACGCCAAGCGGTTGGCGCAGTCGATCATCGACACGCAAGAGGCCGAGATCGCGCAGATGCGACAAATGCTGGAAGGCGGCGGAGCATGA
- a CDS encoding metal-sensitive transcriptional regulator, which yields MSETVTHGYSPQKENYAKRLRRIEGQVRGIAKMIDEDKYCIDVLTQISAVNSALQSVALSLLDEHLGHCVTRAVAEGGDEADAKLAEASAAIARLVRS from the coding sequence ATGAGCGAGACTGTGACGCACGGCTATTCGCCGCAGAAGGAGAACTACGCCAAGCGCCTGCGCCGCATCGAGGGTCAGGTGCGCGGGATCGCCAAGATGATCGACGAGGACAAGTACTGCATCGACGTACTCACTCAGATCAGCGCGGTCAACAGTGCACTGCAGTCGGTGGCGCTGAGCTTGCTCGACGAGCATCTGGGTCACTGCGTCACCCGAGCCGTTGCCGAGGGCGGCGATGAGGCCGACGCCAAGCTGGCCGAGGCGTCGGCCGCCATCGCCCGTCTGGTGCGGTCCTAG
- a CDS encoding nicotinamidase, with protein MRALIITDVQNDFCEGGSLEVNRCAEVASGISELLSGDHKYAHVVATKDFHIDPGDHFSENPDFVNSWPPHCVVGTPGADFHPHLEPAAVEAVFTKGEYSAAYSGFEGTDDDGTSLADWLRQRGVDEVDVVGIATDYCVKATAADAVANGFRTRVLRDLIAGVAPESSEKALDELRAAGVQIA; from the coding sequence ATGCGGGCATTGATCATCACCGACGTTCAGAACGACTTCTGCGAGGGCGGCTCGCTGGAGGTGAACCGCTGCGCCGAGGTCGCCAGCGGCATCAGCGAGCTTCTGTCAGGTGACCACAAGTACGCGCACGTGGTGGCCACCAAGGATTTCCACATCGATCCCGGCGACCATTTCTCGGAGAACCCCGACTTCGTCAACTCGTGGCCGCCGCACTGCGTGGTCGGCACTCCCGGTGCGGACTTCCATCCGCACTTGGAACCGGCCGCCGTCGAGGCGGTTTTCACCAAGGGCGAGTACTCGGCGGCCTACAGCGGATTCGAGGGCACCGACGACGATGGCACTTCGCTGGCCGACTGGCTGCGCCAGCGCGGCGTCGACGAGGTCGACGTGGTAGGCATCGCGACCGACTACTGCGTCAAGGCCACCGCGGCCGACGCCGTCGCGAACGGCTTCCGCACCCGTGTGCTGCGTGACCTGATCGCCGGCGTCGCCCCGGAATCCAGCGAGAAAGCCCTTGACGAACTGCGGGCGGCCGGCGTCCAGATCGCCTAG
- a CDS encoding O-methyltransferase encodes MAEPDPKALDELFNLLLHTEDNTLRAARESADAAGMPAIEVSAQHGKLLYLLTTMSRAERVLEIGTLAAYSTIQLARGVGPDGRVVTLESEPKHAEVARASLTNAGVGDRVELIIGAALDTLPTLADRGDTFDLTFIDADKENNVAYVEWAIKLGRPGSIIVVDNIARFGRVLEPAADDHQARAVHDMLAMMGDNPRLETAAIQTVGTKGWDGFAIARVTD; translated from the coding sequence GTGGCCGAACCTGATCCCAAGGCACTCGACGAGCTCTTCAACCTCCTCCTCCACACCGAAGACAACACGCTGCGGGCCGCTCGAGAATCGGCCGATGCCGCTGGGATGCCTGCCATCGAGGTCTCCGCGCAACATGGCAAGCTGCTCTATCTGCTGACCACCATGTCGCGCGCCGAGCGCGTGCTGGAGATCGGCACCCTCGCCGCATACAGCACCATCCAACTGGCCCGCGGCGTCGGCCCCGACGGACGCGTCGTCACCCTGGAATCCGAGCCCAAACACGCCGAAGTTGCGCGTGCGAGCCTGACCAATGCCGGTGTGGGCGACCGCGTCGAACTCATCATCGGCGCCGCCCTCGACACCCTGCCGACCCTCGCCGACCGCGGTGACACGTTCGACCTCACCTTCATCGACGCCGATAAGGAGAACAACGTCGCCTACGTGGAGTGGGCCATCAAGCTCGGTAGACCCGGCTCAATCATCGTCGTGGACAACATCGCTCGCTTCGGCCGGGTCCTGGAACCCGCCGCCGACGACCACCAGGCCCGTGCCGTGCACGACATGTTGGCGATGATGGGGGACAACCCGCGCCTTGAAACCGCCGCGATTCAGACGGTTGGAACCAAGGGTTGGGACGGCTTCGCCATCGCACGCGTCACTGACTGA
- a CDS encoding N-acetyltransferase: MTSVRLVPATVEYLQALQSDPAGFGLLIGSAVPAGWPEFGESIGFSIDRLRDHPDEADWWMHFSLADDRLVGGVRTVIANTLARDNPSTGVLRRLGFTRTHELVDPEDGPIWRWELPLTGEAEVTPTGLGR; this comes from the coding sequence ATGACCAGTGTTCGGCTGGTTCCCGCCACCGTCGAGTACCTGCAGGCCTTGCAGTCCGATCCGGCGGGGTTCGGCCTGCTCATCGGGAGCGCGGTGCCCGCAGGCTGGCCGGAGTTCGGAGAGTCGATCGGGTTCAGTATCGACCGGTTGCGTGACCATCCCGACGAGGCCGACTGGTGGATGCACTTCTCCCTCGCCGACGACCGGTTGGTCGGCGGTGTCAGGACGGTGATCGCCAACACGCTGGCCCGGGACAACCCGTCGACGGGTGTGCTGCGCAGGCTCGGATTCACACGAACCCACGAGCTCGTCGACCCCGAGGACGGGCCGATCTGGCGCTGGGAACTCCCGCTCACCGGGGAGGCAGAAGTAACACCGACCGGTCTCGGCCGATAA
- the ilvD gene encoding dihydroxy-acid dehydratase: MPSKTPDIEASRRAEPDIKPRSRDVTDGLERAAARGMLRAVGMEDADFAKPQIGVGSSWNEITPCNLSLDRLAKAVKDGVHAAGGFPMEFGTISVSDGISMGHEGMHFSLVSREVIADSVETVMQAERLDGSVLLAGCDKSLPGMLMAAARLDLASVFLYAGSILPGRAKLSDGTEREVTIIDAFEAVGACARGLMPREDVDAIERAICPGEGACGGMYTANTMASAAEALGMSLPGSAAPPATDRRRDGIARRSGQAVVELLRRGITARDILTREAFENAIAVVMAFGGSTNAVLHLLAIAHEANVKLTLDDFTRVGAKVPHLADVKPFGSHVMTDVDRIGGVPVVMKALLDAGLMHGDCLTVTGQTMADNLAHIAPPDPDGKVLRVLTDPIHPTGGITILHGSLAPEGAVVKSAGFDSDVFEGTARVFERERAALDALEDGTIQAGDVVVIRYEGPKGGPGMREMLAITGAIKGAGLGKDVLLMTDGRFSGGTTGLCVGHIAPEAVDGGPIAFLKDGDRIRLDVAKGTLDVLVDPAEFDERKAGFEPLPPRYTTGVLAKYTKLVGSAAGGAVCG, translated from the coding sequence ATGCCCTCAAAGACTCCCGACATCGAAGCCTCCCGTCGGGCGGAGCCCGACATCAAGCCCCGGAGCCGCGACGTCACCGACGGCCTGGAGAGGGCCGCGGCCCGCGGGATGTTGCGCGCGGTAGGCATGGAGGACGCCGATTTCGCCAAGCCGCAGATCGGCGTCGGGTCGTCGTGGAACGAGATCACGCCGTGCAACCTGTCGCTGGACCGGCTGGCCAAGGCGGTCAAGGACGGCGTGCACGCCGCCGGCGGGTTCCCGATGGAGTTCGGCACGATCTCGGTGTCCGACGGGATCTCGATGGGCCACGAGGGCATGCATTTCTCGCTGGTGTCGCGCGAGGTGATCGCCGACAGCGTCGAGACGGTGATGCAGGCCGAACGCCTGGACGGTTCGGTGCTGCTCGCAGGCTGCGACAAGTCGCTGCCCGGCATGCTGATGGCCGCCGCCCGCCTCGACCTGGCCAGCGTCTTCCTCTACGCCGGATCGATCCTGCCCGGCAGGGCCAAGCTGAGCGACGGCACCGAGCGGGAGGTCACGATCATCGACGCATTCGAAGCCGTCGGCGCATGCGCGCGCGGGCTGATGCCGCGTGAGGACGTCGACGCGATCGAGCGCGCGATCTGTCCCGGCGAGGGTGCCTGCGGCGGCATGTACACCGCCAACACCATGGCGTCGGCGGCCGAGGCGCTGGGCATGTCGCTGCCCGGTTCGGCCGCTCCCCCGGCCACCGATCGACGCCGGGACGGGATCGCGCGCCGCTCTGGGCAGGCCGTCGTAGAACTGCTGCGGCGCGGGATCACCGCCCGCGACATCCTGACCAGGGAGGCGTTCGAGAACGCGATCGCGGTGGTGATGGCGTTCGGCGGGTCGACCAACGCGGTGCTGCACCTGCTGGCCATCGCGCACGAGGCCAACGTCAAGCTGACGCTCGACGACTTCACCCGCGTCGGGGCCAAGGTGCCGCACCTGGCCGATGTGAAACCGTTCGGCAGCCATGTGATGACCGACGTCGACCGCATCGGCGGGGTGCCCGTCGTGATGAAGGCGCTGCTGGACGCCGGCCTGATGCACGGCGACTGCCTGACGGTGACCGGACAGACCATGGCCGACAACCTCGCCCACATCGCGCCGCCGGACCCCGACGGCAAGGTCCTGCGCGTGCTGACCGATCCGATTCATCCGACCGGCGGCATCACGATCCTGCACGGTTCACTGGCTCCCGAGGGTGCGGTGGTCAAGTCGGCGGGCTTCGATTCGGATGTGTTCGAGGGCACCGCAAGGGTTTTCGAGCGCGAGCGGGCGGCTCTGGACGCGCTGGAGGACGGCACGATTCAGGCCGGTGACGTCGTGGTGATCCGCTACGAAGGACCCAAAGGCGGTCCCGGCATGCGGGAGATGCTCGCGATCACCGGCGCGATCAAGGGGGCAGGCCTCGGCAAGGACGTGCTGTTGATGACCGACGGCCGGTTCTCCGGCGGCACGACGGGCCTGTGCGTCGGGCACATCGCGCCCGAGGCGGTCGACGGCGGACCCATCGCGTTCCTGAAGGACGGCGACCGAATCCGTCTCGACGTCGCCAAGGGCACCCTCGACGTGCTGGTCGATCCGGCGGAGTTCGACGAGCGCAAGGCCGGTTTCGAACCCCTTCCGCCGCGCTACACCACCGGCGTGCTGGCCAAGTACACCAAGCTGGTCGGCTCGGCGGCCGGCGGCGCGGTGTGCGGTTAG
- a CDS encoding secretion protein EccK — protein MSAARAQREAIAAATARRRPGGADPAVFAQRVAAALNVGINDVGFFWVTGVAKDGSIVVANNYGLGYIPANVNLPEQVRMATADESVPATIRGTWATYPVLALHGWAQHHNTDLRAVIATEDQFKGFDPGAPRIILRPDDLPDTGQMNGLHRLQVIAPSAATQLAAISPNCLAEVLPPPPTDDTPPKDNRALLWFEVFRPLLSNAADRGPVQLQAFVTYAEHAQELALHRAHTATEAADQRAAIADWIYWQHLSVLNSDAISTGAAV, from the coding sequence GTGTCGGCCGCTCGTGCGCAACGCGAAGCCATCGCCGCGGCCACTGCTCGTCGTCGCCCCGGGGGCGCCGATCCCGCAGTGTTCGCCCAACGTGTCGCCGCGGCACTGAACGTCGGCATCAACGATGTCGGATTCTTCTGGGTCACCGGCGTGGCCAAGGACGGCTCGATCGTCGTCGCCAACAACTACGGATTGGGATACATCCCTGCCAACGTCAACCTGCCCGAACAGGTACGGATGGCAACCGCCGACGAGAGTGTTCCCGCCACCATCCGAGGCACATGGGCGACGTATCCTGTTCTCGCCCTTCATGGATGGGCGCAACACCACAACACCGATCTGCGAGCCGTCATCGCGACCGAAGATCAATTCAAGGGTTTCGACCCCGGCGCACCCCGCATCATTCTGCGCCCCGACGACCTACCCGACACCGGGCAGATGAACGGCCTTCACCGGCTGCAGGTGATAGCTCCCTCTGCTGCAACACAATTGGCGGCGATCTCACCCAACTGCCTGGCCGAGGTATTACCACCACCACCCACCGACGACACTCCGCCCAAGGACAATCGCGCGCTCCTGTGGTTCGAGGTGTTCCGACCTCTGCTGAGCAATGCCGCTGACCGCGGCCCCGTCCAACTGCAGGCCTTCGTCACCTATGCCGAGCATGCGCAGGAACTCGCCCTGCACCGCGCACACACCGCAACCGAAGCCGCCGACCAGCGTGCCGCGATCGCCGACTGGATCTACTGGCAGCATCTCAGCGTCCTGAACTCGGACGCCATCTCCACGGGCGCGGCCGTCTGA
- a CDS encoding thiamine-binding protein, which produces MIVAFSVSPTGGDDSVGAAVAEAIRAVRASGLPNETNAMFTNIEGEWDEVMAVVKRSVDAVAAVAPRVSLVLKADIRPGHTDQLTAKVQRIEDVLGG; this is translated from the coding sequence GTGATTGTTGCTTTCAGTGTGAGCCCGACAGGTGGCGACGACAGCGTGGGTGCGGCAGTGGCCGAGGCGATCCGGGCGGTCCGCGCATCGGGACTGCCCAACGAGACTAATGCGATGTTCACCAACATCGAGGGTGAATGGGATGAGGTGATGGCGGTGGTCAAGCGGTCGGTGGACGCAGTGGCGGCGGTGGCGCCGCGCGTCAGCCTGGTCCTCAAGGCCGACATCCGCCCGGGCCACACCGACCAGTTGACGGCCAAGGTCCAGCGTATCGAGGACGTCCTCGGCGGCTGA